A genomic window from Peromyscus maniculatus bairdii isolate BWxNUB_F1_BW_parent chromosome 1, HU_Pman_BW_mat_3.1, whole genome shotgun sequence includes:
- the LOC143271952 gene encoding vomeronasal type-1 receptor 1-like, producing MSSQNKTLKATEELALQTLLLFEIGCGTLANILLFFHNFSPKFTGSQLRPTQVIVTNLALANAFLLLVTAFPNNVMVFVPRRPQTNLQCKIEYFIRLVARSTNMCSTSALSIHQFITLVPGHWSRLMLRGRAPKALSYSCYNCWLFSFLNNVYIPMKVSGPQRTGNNTNKNSKWVCSTSEFSAGIVILRFSHDATFISIMIWTSVSMVLLLHRHHQRTRHILTVNQNHRGHAETRAAHTILMLVVIFVALYLLNFICVIFQTFLMEYRIWLRHINEVLTAGFPTLSPFLLIFRDPKDPCSVLFNC from the coding sequence ATGTCTTCTCAGAATAAAACTCTAAAAGCCACAGAGGAATTGGCTCTGCAGACACTCCTGCTTTTTGAGATTGGGTGTGGGACACTGGCCAacattcttctgtttttccaCAATTTCTCTCCCAAATTTACTGGTTCTCAACTGAGGCCCACACAGGTCATTGTCACCAACTTGGCCTTGGCCAATGCCTTCCTTCTCCTCGTCACTGCATTTCCAAACAACGTGATGGTTTTTGTTCCAAGGAGACCTCAAACTAACCTGCAATGCAAAATTGAGTACTTCATTCGCCTGGTGGCTCGAAGCACAAACATGTGCTCCACCAGTGCCCTGAGCATCCATCAGTTTATCACTCTTGTTCCTGGTCATTGGAGTAGGCTGATGCTTCGAGGAAGAGCCCCTAAAGCcctgagttattcttgttataaTTGTTGGTTGTTCAGTTTCTTAAATAATGTCTACATTCCAATGAAAGTCAGTGGTCCACAGAGAACAGGCAACAACACTAACAAAAACAGCAAGTGGGTCTGCTCCACATCTGAATTCAGTGCAGGCATTGTCATCTTGCGTTTTTCCCATGATGCCACATTCATCAGCATCATGATCTGGACCAGTGTCTCCATGGTGCTTCTCCTCCATAGACATCACCAGCGAACACGGCACATTCTTACTGTAAATCAAAACCACAGAGGCCATGCTGAGACCAGAGCAGCCCACACCATCCTGATGCTGGTGGTCATATTTGTTGCCCTGTACctcctaaattttatttgtgtaatcTTTCAAACTTTTTTAATGGAGTATCGTATCTGGTTGAGGCATATAAATGAAGTTTTGACTGCAGGCTTCCccactctttctcccttcctgttgATCTTTAGGGATCCTAAGGATCCCTGTTCTGTGCTCTTCAACTGCTAA